In Argopecten irradians isolate NY chromosome 11, Ai_NY, whole genome shotgun sequence, one DNA window encodes the following:
- the LOC138335448 gene encoding nuclear transcription factor Y subunit alpha-like: MSDGDQNTFTVFDTDTNQPLTVTVAPSGAGGDDGQSQGIQYITQDGVHVSHIPQEAAEPQSTIYTTLANSAVPTPASQIIANANTVVQNVVQQPANIIQAPQPLGTPVGTGATTLNSMGVPQMLFLNQVTINGQTSFVLVDANNKPVQLPQGIQVINLPTQQAAGQQLPVTGSDSSEEPLYVNAKQYHRILKRRQARAKLEALGKIPKERQKYLYESRHRHALNRQRGLGGVFVKGAKGEIELPGIDNGHMANDNISAPVPRPPPVAIAPQPTHVSNSLSQITSSLIPQTLTTNLGNVMTNMSLSQLGQQLVTTTSLAHITTNGEVDNNSSTILNSLTT, translated from the exons ATGTCTGATGGTGACCAGAACACATTTACGGTATTTGATACAGACACAAACCAGCCACTCACGGTGACTGTAGCGCCCTCTGGTGCTGGCGGTGATGATGGCCAGTCACAGGGGATTCAGTACATAACACAGGATGGTGTGCACGTGTCACACATCCCACAGGAG GCTGCGGAACCCCAGTCTACAATCTATACAACACTTGCCAACTCGGCTGTGCCCACACCTGCTTCACAGATAATAGCCAATGCTAACACCGTGGTACAGAATGTCGTCCAACAGCCAGCGAACATCATCCAGGCCCCGCAGCCATTAGGCACGCCCGTGGGCACCGGGGCCACTACCCTCAACAGCATGGGCGTCCCACAGATGCTCTTCTTGAATCAGGTCACCATCAATGGACAGACTTCATTCGTATTGGTTGACGCAAACAATAAACCTGTCCAACTACCACAAG GTATACAGGTGATCAACTTACCAACACAACAAGCAGCAGGACAACAGCTACCTGTG ACTGGCAGTGACTCCAGCGAAGAACCGCTCTATGTAAATGCTAAACAGTATCACCGGATCCTGAAACGACGTCAGGCTAGGGCAAAGCTGGAGGCTCTCGGCAAGATTCCAAAAGAGCGACAG aaatatttgtatgAATCTCGACATCGACACGCACTAAACAGACAGCGTGGGTTAGGTGGCGTGTTCGTGAAAGGTGCTAAAGGAGAAATCGAATTACCAGGAATCGATAATGGTCACATGGCGAATGATAACATCAGTGCTCCGGTCCCAAGACCTCCGCCCGTGGCCATCGCCCCACAACCAACCCATGTGTCCAATTCATTGTCTCAGATCACATCTTCTCTGATTCCACAGACTCTAACCACCAACCTCGGCAATGTCATGACCAATATGTCACTAAGTCAGCTAGGACAACAGCTGGTCACCACAACGTCTCTCGCCCACATTACAACTAACGGAGAGGTTGATAATAACTCGAGCACCATCCTCAATTCATTGACAACGTAA